Proteins co-encoded in one Macrobrachium rosenbergii isolate ZJJX-2024 chromosome 54, ASM4041242v1, whole genome shotgun sequence genomic window:
- the LOC136834552 gene encoding uncharacterized protein, which translates to MPHSAEIPVPVFEQLPPLEDLSDVEERSDSNDADFDIHEDPVRRGFDQHELNDLARDLGLSKKASEILVSRLNEKNLLEQGVKVSYFRTRESTFLQYFRSDSGFVFCHNIPGLLKELGLSNYNPNEWRMFIDSSKRSLKCVLLHNGNLFGAVPIGHSVCLCKEYGDVKRVIELLQYDKHNWIVCVDLKMVSVLLGQQRGYTRYPCFLCMWDSRAREKHWVGKNWPPRFDLKPGDPNIVHEPLVDRKKILFPPLHIKLGLMKQFVKALPTDGDCLKYIILIFPGLSIEKIKASVFDGPEVRQLIKDEQFTGTMSDLEKNAWLSFKDVVKNFLGNTSASNYTEIVQKLLESYKALGCNMSIKIHFLHYHLANFPENLGAASDEQGERFHQDLKVMEERYQGRWDVHMMADYCWSIKRDCPQVEHSRKSNKRKFYLNLHTVIALSFVKT; encoded by the coding sequence ATGCCTCATTCAGCTGAAATTCCAGTGCCAGTTTTCGAACAACTACCTCCTCTAGAAGATCTGAGTGATGTTGAAGAACGCAGTGACAGCAATGATGCAGATTTTGACATTCACGAGGATCCAGTTCGTAGGGGATTTGATCAGCACGAGTTGAATGATTTAGCACGTGATTTGGGCCTATCAAAAAAAGCTTCAGAAATACTAGTGTCAAGACTGAACGAGAAAAACCTACTTGAACAAGGGGTGAAGGTATCATACTTTCGAACCAGAGAAAGTACATTTCTGCAGTACTTTCGAAGTGACAGCGGTTTTGTGTTTTGCCATAACATTCCTGGTTTACTGAAGGAATTAGGGCTTTCAAACTACAATCCAAATGAATGGCGAATGTTTATTGATAGCTCAAAGCGGAGCTTGAAGTGTGTCCTTCTACACAATGGCAATTTGTTTGGCGCGGTCCCTATTGGGCATTCGGTCTGTCTTTGTAAAGAATATGGAGATGTAAAGAGAGTTATTGAGTTATTGCAATATGACAAACACAATTGGATCGTCTGTGTTGACCTTAAGATGGTTTCCGTCCTTCTTGGTCAGCAACGTGGATACACAAGGTATCCCTGCTTTCTCTGTATGTGGGACAGCAGAGCTCGAGAGAAGCATTGGGTTGGGAAGAATTGGCCTCCGAGATTTGATCTTAAACCTGGAGATCCTAACATTGTACATGAGCCACTTGTTGacaggaagaaaatattattcccACCTCTGCACATAAAGCTAGGTCTCATGAAACAATTTGTAAAAGCATTGCCAACTGATGGTGACTGTTTGAAGTACATCATCTTGATATTTCCTGGACTGTCAATTGAAAAAATCAAGGCCAGTGTGTTTGATGGTCCAGAAGTTCGACAGCTCATCAAAGATGAACAGTTCACTGGTACTATGTCAGACCTTGAAAAGAATGCTTGGCTATCATTCAAAGACGTCGTCAAGAACTTTCTTGGAAATACAAGTGCAAGTAATTACACAGAAATTGTTCAGAAACTATTAGAGAGCTACAAAGCACTTGGTTGCAACATGagtattaaaatacattttttgcatTACCATCTTGCCAACTTTCCGGAAAATCTTGGTGCTGCTAGCGACGAGCAAGGTGAACGATTTCACCAAGATTTGAAGGTTATGGAAGAACGTTACCAGGGTAGATGGGATGTCCATATGATGGCTGACTATTGTTGGAGCATCAAACGCGATTGTCCTCAAGTTGAACACTCCAGAAAAAGCAACAAGCGTAAATTTTACCTTAACCTGCACACAGTTATAGCCTTATCCTttgtaaaaacataa